The genomic segment CCAGTGGCAAACGTTCGCCACCTATGTTGATCCGGCTTTTTCCAGCACCTTTTGGCGGCGCGTGACGGCGGCGGTCTAGCCCAGTCACAACGTGAATCGAGAACAACCCTGACCATGACCAACCGTGTCCTGATTTTGGGCGCAACAAGCGCCATTGCCCATGAGACCGCGAAATGCTTTGCCGCCGAGGGCGCTGCGCTCTGCCTTGTGGGGCGCAGCGCCGAGAAACTCGCCGCGTGTGAACGCGATCTGAAGGTTGCCGGCGCGTCACAGGTGGCGACGTTGTGCTATGACCTTGACGATTTGGACGCCCATGAAACCTTGATCAATGAGGCGGTTACTGCCCTCGGCGGTCTTGATGTGGCGCTTTTGGCACAGGGGACCTTGGGCAATCAGGCAGCCTCTCAGAGCAGCGTTTCTGAAACACTCAAGCAGTTCCAAACGAACGCCCTCAGTTACATCTCCCTTCTGACCCTTCTTGCCAACCGCTTTGAGGCGCAAAAATCTGGCGCAATTGCTATCATTGGCTCGGTGGCGGGGGAGCGCGGGCGAGGCAGCAATTATGTGTATGGTTCGGCAAAGGGCGCAGTGATGCTCTTTGCCGGTGGGCTGCGCAACCGCCTAGCGAAAGCCGGTGTCGCCGTCCTCACCGTCAAACCGGGCTTTGTCGATACCCCCATGACGGCGGGGATGAAGAAAAACCCCCTCTACGCCAGCGCCAAAAGCGTTGGGGGGCGCATCCACAAAGCAGTCCAGCGCCGTGAAGATGTCGTCTACACGCCATGGTTCTGGATGGGTATTATGGCAATTATCCGCAGCATTCCAGAGCGGCTGTTCAAGAAGTTAGGGCTTTAGGAGTCTCGCCACCATGCGCTTCAGCCGTCCGCCCCTGCTCATCCCGCTTGGCTTGGTCGCCCTCGGTGTCGTGCTGCTTTTGGGCAACTTCCGCCTGATCGACGCCGGAACAATTTTGCGCTTTTCGCCTGCTCTGCTCATCGTTGCCGGGCTCCAACTGTTACTGCGTGGCGACGTCGGCTTGACATGGCAGATGCAAACCTTCGGCATCACACGGGGGACGGTGCGGACGGCATCCTTAGAAGCAAGTGCTGGCGAACTCGATGTAAAAATCCGTGCGCTGCGGCGTGAAGGTCGTCTGATTGCCGGGCAATATACCGCCCGCAGCCGCCCCGAACTGGAAACACGGGGCGATCATGCCCGCTTGTTCATGCGGCGCGGTGCGGCGTGGGCATTTTCGCTGGCAGATTGGGAGGTCGGCTTGGCAAAAGACCTTCCCTGGACACTGCTGATCAGCACACATTTGGGTGAACTTGATATTGATCTCGCCAACGTCCGCGTGAATCAAGCAGATTTCGCTACTGGATTTGGCGATATTCGCCTTATCTTGGGCGATGGCATTGCTGGTGGAGTTCGGGCAAGCAGCACCTTTGGGCATATCACCATCGTCGTTCCGAACGAGGTTGAAGCCGTGATCCGCGTCGCAGACCGCCCCCTTGCCCGCCTTCAGGTTGACGAGTCACGGTTTCTGATGGTGCAGCCTGGGCTTTACGCCACACTCGGCTACCGCGAGGCAGAAGGCTTGATCTACTGCGAGGTGGGCAGCACCTTCGGCGTTGTGCGCGTGAACTAACGCCCGCACCTCGCTATCGCGTTATCTGCTCAAAGGCTGATCCTGCCAACCGAGATCGTGTAGAAATCATCCCGTGAAAAAAACGCGCCGCCGTCTGTTTCGCTTTACCCTCACCCTTTTGATTTCGCTTCTCCTTGTGGAGGGGTTTCTTCGCCTTGCCTATCCACGCCTTCCGCAAGGGATACAAATTGCCTTACGGTTTGTCCGCCTAACGCCCTTCAGCGATCAGCGCCTCGCCCCCCTTCCGCTTTGGCAAAGTGACCGCCATTACCAAATGATCGCCATGCCAGATGTCCGCGACAGCCGCCAAGCGGGGAGCATCAATGCGCAATTCACGGTGAATACCTACCGCTGGTGGATCGGGCGGGTTGGCTTTCGCAGCCCTCAACCCGAAAATGGGCGCGTTGAGGCACTCGCCCTCGGTGATTCGCACACCTTTTGCTATGTCGATGATGCCGATTGCTATGTCACCCGTCTAAGCGCTCTGTTAGGCGTCTCCATCGCTAATTTTGGGCAAACCGCCACCGGTTCGGTCAGCCACGAGCGGCTTTACACGGATTTCGTGGCGAACCTTCCCATTGGGCAGCCCGCCCTTGTGATCTGGCAGTTCTATGGCAACGATTTCAACGATGATTACGGGCTTGCTCTGCTCAACGGGACGAACAAAACAGCGCCGCCGCCAGAAACGATCCGAGAACGCTCTCCCTTTACCGCATGGCTGGTCGAAAACTCTGCCCTCGCCGCCCTGATCGATTTTTTTCAATCGGCGGCAGACTATGCCCTGTTTGTCGATCCTTACGGCGTGAGCGTTCATGGACAGACGATGCTCTTTGGACGCCCCTACCTCCGTGCCAGTTTTGACCTGACTGAACCGCGTAATCAAGAGGGGGAAGAACTGACTTACGCGGCAGTTCGCGCCGTGCGAGGGCGTGTGGAAGGAAACGGCGGGCGCTTTGTGATGATCCTGATGCCCACCAAAGAAGAAGTTTACCGCAGCCTGACCGCGCCAATCCTCGGTGCAGAAACCTTTCAGACACTGGAAACGCCGCGCTTGCGGATGGCTGACTTTTGCCAGCGGGAAGGCATTGCCTACCTTGATCTGAGCGATGTGTTAGGGGCGGCGGCGGCGCGGGGGGAACTCGTCTTTTTCCCGGACGATATCCATCTCAACCCCCTCGGCAACCGCCTTGTAGCAGAGGCAATCGCCGCATGGGTGAGAGATAGGTAGCGGGTTCACCTCACCCCTGGCAGCCCGCCTTCGGTGTGTTCCCCCTTTTCTGCTGATCTCAGTTTCGTGCTTTAGCACAGGGACAAGGCATCCTATCTTGGTTCACAATGCTCGTGGCAGCTCATGTGCAGACACCCCTTAGAGGAATTGGTTCGCTTAAGGGGCATCGTTTAGACGCCTTTCGGGTTCTCTATTCAGGTGTATTATCTCGATAGTATCAAATTTCACCTCAGGGGTGGGGTTTTTCCATGACGACGACCAATTTTTCTGGTGGGCAAATTGTGCGCTGGACATTCGTCATCTTGGCGATTCTGATTGGGGTAGCAGCCGCATGGTGGACGAAAGACATCCTCATGCTGACACTGACCGCCATTGTCTTTTCCATTCTTCTGACGACGCCCATCCGCTTTTTCGTCCGTCGGGGCATTCCCCGCCCACTTGCCATCCTCTTAACGATGCTGCTGATTATCATTGGCATCAGCGTTGCCTCGGCAGCCATTTTGCCCGGGTTATTACAGCAGTTCCAGATTTTGGTCACAACCGCCATTCCTAATGCGTGGGATTTGCTGCAAAAAGAACTGCGCCCAGAGGTGTTGATCCAACGCTACCCCTTTCTACAGGGATTTATCGAACAAAATGCCGATTTTCCCGCCCAAATCTTGAATCAGATCGTCGCCGGATTGGGGGCGCTTTCTGGTCAGGTATTCCCTGTCATAGGCGGCATTGTTGGCTTCATCGTCAGCCTTCTCATTATCATTTTCCTCAGCCTCTATTTTATTGCCGACCCCAACACCCATTGGCGGGGGATGCTCCGCCTCATCCCGGTGAGCTATCGCCCCCGTGCGCGGGAAAT from the Anaerolineales bacterium genome contains:
- a CDS encoding SDR family oxidoreductase, whose translation is MTNRVLILGATSAIAHETAKCFAAEGAALCLVGRSAEKLAACERDLKVAGASQVATLCYDLDDLDAHETLINEAVTALGGLDVALLAQGTLGNQAASQSSVSETLKQFQTNALSYISLLTLLANRFEAQKSGAIAIIGSVAGERGRGSNYVYGSAKGAVMLFAGGLRNRLAKAGVAVLTVKPGFVDTPMTAGMKKNPLYASAKSVGGRIHKAVQRREDVVYTPWFWMGIMAIIRSIPERLFKKLGL
- a CDS encoding AI-2E family transporter yields the protein MTTTNFSGGQIVRWTFVILAILIGVAAAWWTKDILMLTLTAIVFSILLTTPIRFFVRRGIPRPLAILLTMLLIIIGISVASAAILPGLLQQFQILVTTAIPNAWDLLQKELRPEVLIQRYPFLQGFIEQNADFPAQILNQIVAGLGALSGQVFPVIGGIVGFIVSLLIIIFLSLYFIADPNTHWRGMLRLIPVSYRPRAREILVRLDFSLRRFLQAQIIIMVLTGLATALGMAILGVPLSGALGAITGLFSFVPNFGPLIALIPTLAVAILNTPQQLILVLLVFFGIQTIVSQIAAPLMIGNELNMPPALILLSQLFAGIFFGFLGLLLSVPLAIIVIVLVKEVYVHDILGDTDRGGKRTTLEVEAMLSDKVGH